In Rahnella variigena, one DNA window encodes the following:
- a CDS encoding MmcQ/YjbR family DNA-binding protein: MTSAELLDYCMGKPGAEQSTQNQHGANQIKVGGVMFAMFCDCQGHEAVSLKTSTGMAGKLRAEHTCILPGKNLNKAHWNTVVLDGTLPDSQFYSLIDSSYQTVISGLEEHLRQEIGN; encoded by the coding sequence ATGACCAGTGCGGAATTGCTCGACTATTGCATGGGGAAACCCGGAGCAGAACAAAGTACCCAAAATCAGCACGGCGCGAATCAGATAAAAGTGGGCGGCGTGATGTTCGCCATGTTCTGCGATTGTCAGGGACATGAAGCGGTTTCGCTGAAAACCAGCACCGGCATGGCCGGCAAGTTACGCGCCGAACATACCTGTATTCTTCCGGGTAAGAATCTCAACAAAGCGCACTGGAATACCGTGGTTCTTGATGGCACTTTGCCGGATTCTCAATTTTATTCCCTGATCGACAGTTCTTACCAGACGGTCATCTCCGGTTTAGAAGAGCATCTGCGTCAGGAAATAGGCAACTGA
- a CDS encoding quinone oxidoreductase has translation MAKRIQFSETGTPDVLQYVDYQPQDPQAGEVQVENKAIGINYIDTYVRSGLYAPASFPAGLGTEAAGIVSKVGSDVTGIKPGDRVVYAQSALGAYSEFHNVPQEKIALLPDAISFEQAAASFLKGLTVYYLLRQTHEVQAGETILFHAAAGGVGLIACQWAKALGVKLIGTVGSDEKAERAKQAGAWATINYQKEDIATRVAELTGGEKVGVVYDSVGKDTFEKSLNSLKRRGLLVSFGNASGPVKGVDLAILNQKGSLFVTRPSLNGYVTNREELAQASSELFSLIASGAIKVDVSDAQKFPLSEARRAHETLESRVTQGSSLLIP, from the coding sequence ATGGCAAAGCGCATCCAGTTTTCTGAAACAGGCACTCCAGACGTTCTGCAATACGTTGATTATCAGCCACAAGATCCGCAGGCTGGCGAAGTTCAGGTTGAGAATAAGGCCATCGGTATCAACTATATCGACACTTACGTGCGCAGCGGTCTTTATGCGCCCGCCAGTTTTCCGGCCGGTTTAGGGACTGAAGCGGCAGGGATTGTCAGTAAAGTCGGCAGCGACGTGACCGGTATTAAGCCGGGCGACCGCGTGGTCTACGCGCAATCGGCGCTCGGTGCTTACAGTGAATTCCATAACGTGCCGCAGGAAAAAATCGCCCTGCTGCCGGATGCCATCAGTTTTGAACAGGCGGCGGCGTCCTTCCTCAAAGGACTGACGGTTTACTATTTACTGCGCCAGACCCACGAAGTGCAGGCCGGCGAAACCATTCTTTTCCATGCTGCGGCCGGTGGCGTCGGTCTGATTGCCTGCCAGTGGGCGAAAGCGCTGGGCGTTAAACTGATCGGAACTGTGGGTTCGGACGAAAAAGCCGAACGCGCGAAACAGGCCGGTGCCTGGGCGACGATTAATTATCAGAAAGAAGATATCGCGACCCGCGTGGCGGAGCTGACCGGCGGCGAAAAAGTCGGTGTGGTGTACGATTCCGTCGGTAAAGACACCTTTGAGAAATCGCTGAACAGCCTGAAACGTCGCGGTTTGCTGGTCAGTTTCGGCAATGCTTCCGGCCCGGTGAAAGGCGTGGATCTGGCGATCCTCAATCAGAAAGGTTCGCTGTTCGTGACGCGCCCTTCCCTGAATGGCTACGTGACCAACCGCGAAGAACTGGCACAGGCGAGCAGCGAGCTGTTTTCACTGATTGCCAGCGGCGCGATAAAAGTGGACGTCAGCGATGCGCAGAAATTCCCGCTCTCCGAAGCCAGACGCGCGCACGAAACGCTGGAAAGCCGCGTGACACAAGGCTCAAGTTTACTGATCCCATAA
- the pspG gene encoding envelope stress response protein PspG gives MLEILFVLGFFFMLMLTGISLLGMIAALIVAFAVMMLGGFLAIVIKMLPWLILAVVAVWIYRAFIKPDQPKYRRRRLP, from the coding sequence ATGCTGGAAATTCTCTTCGTGCTTGGTTTTTTCTTTATGCTGATGCTGACCGGCATTTCGCTGCTGGGCATGATCGCTGCGCTGATCGTCGCATTCGCAGTAATGATGTTGGGTGGCTTTCTGGCGATTGTTATAAAAATGTTGCCTTGGCTGATTTTGGCCGTGGTTGCCGTGTGGATTTACCGGGCATTTATCAAACCGGATCAGCCAAAATATCGCCGCCGCCGTTTACCGTAA
- a CDS encoding transporter substrate-binding domain-containing protein — protein MKKVLFSLALLSALPVFAQADTTSSHLERVLQKGSLNVCTTGDYKPYTFLKENGEYEGIDIAMAQSLAASLDVKVNWVPVTWKSLPDEMSAGHCDIAMGGISVTLKRQQKAWFANMLDQDGKIPLVRCENVRQYQTVEQLNRPSVRLIEPEGGTNEAFVHSHLPKATLTLSDNVTIFQKLMDKKADVMITDASEALFQQKHYPKLCAVNPKKPLQYGEKAYMLPRDDVSWKMYVDQWLHLSKATGDYQKIVSQWLGVKK, from the coding sequence ATGAAAAAAGTACTCTTTTCTCTCGCCTTACTGTCTGCTTTACCCGTTTTTGCACAGGCGGATACCACGTCTTCCCATCTTGAGCGGGTATTACAGAAAGGTTCGCTGAATGTCTGCACCACTGGCGACTATAAGCCGTATACGTTTTTGAAAGAAAACGGGGAATATGAAGGCATTGATATCGCCATGGCGCAATCGCTGGCGGCGAGTCTGGACGTTAAAGTGAACTGGGTGCCGGTCACCTGGAAATCATTACCGGACGAAATGAGTGCCGGTCATTGTGACATCGCCATGGGCGGAATTTCCGTCACGCTGAAACGCCAGCAGAAAGCCTGGTTCGCTAACATGTTGGATCAGGACGGGAAAATCCCGCTGGTGCGCTGCGAGAATGTGCGTCAGTACCAGACGGTTGAACAGCTGAACCGGCCATCTGTGCGCCTGATTGAACCGGAGGGCGGCACCAACGAAGCCTTTGTCCACAGCCACCTGCCAAAAGCCACGCTGACGCTGAGCGATAACGTCACCATCTTCCAGAAGCTGATGGATAAGAAAGCCGATGTGATGATTACGGATGCGTCGGAAGCGCTATTTCAGCAGAAACACTATCCGAAACTGTGTGCGGTGAATCCGAAAAAGCCGCTGCAATATGGCGAGAAAGCCTACATGTTGCCGCGTGATGACGTGAGCTGGAAGATGTATGTCGACCAGTGGCTGCACCTGAGTAAAGCCACCGGCGACTATCAGAAGATTGTCAGCCAGTGGCTGGGCGTGAAGAAGTAA
- a CDS encoding glutathione S-transferase family protein, with protein sequence MPDIKLYSTPLSGHCHRVTLLLNMLSLPFEATEAGAGVRQTEDFARLNPLRQIPVLIDGGHVLTDSNAILVYLVKRYAPDSHWLPEDPLKAAEVQKWLSRAAGEVRFGPASARMVKQFSAPEAYESALQISAKFLPQLEQHLESHEFLATGRATIADLACYSYVATAPEGGVSLTGYPAIQRWLARIESLPGFTPLPALPLPEIAG encoded by the coding sequence ATGCCCGACATCAAACTTTACAGCACGCCGCTTTCCGGCCACTGCCACCGCGTGACCCTGCTGCTGAACATGCTCAGTCTGCCTTTCGAGGCCACGGAAGCCGGTGCCGGCGTGCGCCAGACGGAGGATTTTGCGCGGCTGAATCCGCTGCGTCAGATCCCCGTTCTGATCGACGGCGGGCACGTGCTCACCGACAGCAATGCGATCCTGGTGTATCTGGTCAAACGCTACGCGCCGGACAGCCACTGGTTGCCGGAAGATCCGCTGAAGGCCGCTGAGGTGCAGAAATGGTTATCCCGCGCCGCCGGTGAAGTGCGTTTCGGTCCGGCCTCTGCGCGTATGGTCAAACAATTCTCGGCGCCGGAAGCGTACGAAAGCGCACTGCAGATTTCGGCGAAATTCCTGCCGCAGCTGGAACAACATCTGGAAAGCCATGAGTTTCTGGCGACGGGGCGCGCCACCATTGCCGATCTGGCCTGTTACAGCTATGTGGCGACTGCCCCGGAAGGCGGCGTTTCACTGACGGGTTATCCGGCCATTCAGCGCTGGCTTGCACGGATTGAAAGTCTGCCCGGCTTTACGCCGCTTCCGGCGTTACCTTTACCAGAAATTGCGGGGTAA
- a CDS encoding amino acid aminotransferase, with protein MFQHVDAYAGDPILSLMESFKTDPRQDKVNLSIGLYYDEQGIIPQLAAVENAENQLNAGPQAASVYLPMEGLPTYRAGIQELLFGADHPALKQQRIATIQTVGGSGALKVGADFLKFYFPNSDVYVSDPTWENHVAIFGGAGFKVHTYPYFDAETLGVNFTAMIERLKTLPAQSIVLLHPCCHNPTGSDLTPAQWDQVIEVTKQRELIPFLDIAYQGFGAGIDDDAYAIRAMAAAGVNCFVSNSFSKIFSLYGERVGGLSVVCEDSEAAGRVLGQLKATVRRNYSSPPNFGAKVVAKVLSDSALNAQWKAEVEKMRTRILEMRHTLVDSLKTALPGRNFDYLLQQRGMFSYTGFSEAQVVRLREEFGVYLILSGRVCMAGLNHHNVKQVAEAFAAVQ; from the coding sequence GTGTTCCAACATGTCGATGCCTATGCCGGTGACCCGATTTTGTCGCTGATGGAAAGTTTCAAGACCGATCCGAGACAAGATAAGGTAAACCTGAGCATCGGTCTTTATTACGACGAGCAGGGTATTATTCCGCAACTGGCTGCGGTGGAAAATGCAGAGAACCAGCTGAACGCGGGGCCACAGGCTGCGTCAGTGTATCTGCCGATGGAAGGTCTGCCGACATACCGCGCAGGCATTCAGGAACTGCTGTTTGGTGCCGATCATCCGGCGCTGAAACAACAGCGTATCGCAACCATTCAGACCGTCGGCGGTTCCGGCGCGCTGAAAGTGGGTGCGGATTTCCTCAAGTTTTATTTCCCGAATTCAGACGTTTACGTCAGTGATCCGACCTGGGAAAACCACGTGGCTATCTTTGGCGGCGCAGGCTTCAAAGTGCATACTTATCCGTACTTTGATGCAGAAACGCTGGGTGTGAATTTCACCGCGATGATCGAACGCCTGAAAACCTTACCGGCGCAAAGCATTGTATTACTGCACCCTTGCTGTCATAACCCGACGGGTTCTGACCTGACGCCAGCGCAGTGGGATCAGGTGATTGAAGTCACCAAACAGCGCGAGCTAATCCCGTTCCTCGATATCGCTTATCAGGGCTTTGGCGCAGGCATTGATGACGACGCTTACGCCATCCGCGCGATGGCGGCGGCAGGCGTGAACTGCTTCGTCAGCAACTCCTTCTCGAAAATTTTCTCCCTGTACGGCGAACGTGTCGGCGGATTGTCCGTGGTCTGTGAAGACAGCGAAGCCGCAGGCCGCGTACTGGGTCAGCTGAAAGCGACCGTGCGTCGTAACTACTCCAGCCCGCCGAATTTCGGTGCGAAAGTGGTGGCGAAAGTCCTGAGTGACAGCGCCCTGAACGCGCAATGGAAAGCCGAAGTCGAGAAAATGCGTACCCGTATTCTCGAAATGCGCCACACGCTGGTCGACAGCCTGAAAACCGCATTGCCGGGTCGTAATTTTGACTACCTGCTGCAACAGCGCGGGATGTTCAGCTACACCGGATTTAGCGAAGCGCAAGTCGTGCGTCTGCGTGAAGAGTTCGGCGTGTACCTGATCCTCAGCGGTCGCGTGTGCATGGCGGGTCTGAATCACCACAATGTGAAGCAGGTGGCTGAAGCTTTCGCCGCCGTCCAGTAA
- the dnaB gene encoding replicative DNA helicase: MAAKKPTNQQNENRDRQMEGLKLPPHSLEAEQSVLGGLMLDNERWDNVAERVVSNDFFSRPHRLIFTEMQRLLEMSKPIDLITLSESLEQKGELDSVGGFAYLAELSKNTPSAANIGAYADIVRERAVVREMISVANEIADAGYDPQGRSSEDLLDLAESRVFQIAESRASKDEGPKSIDRILESTVSRIEELFQRPHDGVTGVSTGYADLDKKTAGLQKSDLIIVAARPSMGKTTFAMNLAENAAMMQDKPVLIFSLEMPGDQIMMRMLASLSRVDQTKIRTGQLDDEDWARISSTMGILLEKRNMYIDDSSGLTPTEVRSRARRIFREHGGLSLIMIDYLQLMRVPSLSDNRTLEIAEISRSLKALAKELQVPVVALSQLNRSLEQRADKRPVNSDLRESGSIEQDADLIMFIYRDEVYHDNSEEKGIAQIILGKQRNGPIGTVRLTFNGQWSRFDNYGGPQYDED; the protein is encoded by the coding sequence ATGGCAGCAAAAAAACCGACCAATCAACAGAACGAAAACCGCGATCGCCAGATGGAAGGATTGAAACTTCCGCCGCATTCGCTGGAAGCTGAACAATCCGTTCTGGGCGGGCTGATGCTGGATAACGAACGCTGGGATAACGTCGCCGAGCGTGTGGTCAGCAATGACTTCTTCAGCCGCCCGCATCGCCTGATTTTCACCGAAATGCAGCGTTTGCTGGAGATGAGCAAACCGATCGACCTGATTACGCTTTCTGAATCCCTGGAACAGAAAGGTGAACTGGATTCCGTCGGCGGTTTCGCCTATCTGGCAGAACTCTCGAAAAACACCCCAAGTGCAGCGAACATCGGCGCTTATGCCGACATCGTGCGTGAACGCGCAGTCGTTCGCGAAATGATTTCCGTCGCCAATGAAATTGCCGATGCGGGTTATGATCCGCAGGGGCGCAGCAGCGAAGACCTGCTGGACTTAGCCGAATCCCGCGTATTCCAGATTGCCGAATCCCGCGCCAGTAAAGACGAAGGCCCTAAAAGCATCGACCGTATTCTGGAAAGCACCGTTTCGCGTATCGAAGAATTGTTCCAGCGCCCGCACGACGGCGTAACCGGTGTGTCCACCGGCTATGCGGATCTCGATAAGAAAACCGCCGGTTTGCAAAAATCGGATCTGATCATCGTGGCGGCACGTCCGTCGATGGGTAAAACCACGTTTGCGATGAACCTCGCCGAAAATGCGGCGATGATGCAGGATAAACCGGTCTTAATCTTCAGTCTTGAGATGCCCGGCGACCAGATCATGATGCGTATGCTGGCGTCGCTTTCCCGCGTTGACCAGACCAAAATCCGTACCGGTCAGCTTGATGACGAAGACTGGGCGCGAATTTCCAGCACCATGGGGATTCTGCTCGAAAAACGTAACATGTATATCGATGACTCGTCCGGCCTGACGCCGACGGAAGTCCGTTCGCGCGCGCGCCGTATCTTCCGTGAACACGGCGGTCTGAGCCTGATCATGATCGACTATCTCCAGCTGATGCGCGTTCCGTCGCTGTCCGATAACCGTACGCTGGAAATCGCCGAAATCTCCCGCTCGCTTAAAGCGCTGGCGAAAGAATTGCAGGTGCCGGTGGTGGCGCTGTCGCAGCTGAACCGAAGCCTGGAGCAACGTGCCGATAAACGCCCGGTCAACTCCGACTTACGTGAATCCGGCTCAATCGAGCAGGACGCCGACTTAATCATGTTCATCTATCGTGACGAGGTTTATCACGATAACAGTGAAGAAAAAGGCATCGCGCAAATCATCCTCGGTAAACAACGTAACGGCCCGATCGGTACCGTTCGCCTGACCTTTAACGGTCAGTGGTCACGATTTGATAATTACGGCGGCCCGCAATACGACGAAGATTAA
- the alr gene encoding alanine racemase: MKAATAVIDRRALRHNLQRVRHLAPQSRLVAVVKANAYGHGLLETVHSLQDADYYGVSRLSEALMLRKADVVKPVLLLEGFFSASELPLLTEHQLDTAVHSIEQLDALESADLARPLNVWLKIDTGMHRLGVHPAQADAFYQRLSACKNVVQPVNIMSHFCRADEPESDATTNQLNSFNAFAEGKPGQKSIAASGGILLWPESHMNLVRPGIILYGVSPMETGTASDFGLKPVMTLTSSLIAVREHAAGEPVGYGSTWVSDRDTRLGVVAMGYGDGYPRSAPNGTPVLVNGREVPVAGRVSMDMITVDLGPESTDSVGDEVIFWGEKLPVERIAQATGISAYELITQLSERVARIYTGD; this comes from the coding sequence ATGAAAGCGGCTACGGCTGTCATTGATCGCCGCGCTCTGCGACACAATCTGCAACGGGTGCGTCATCTGGCGCCACAAAGTCGTCTGGTTGCGGTAGTGAAAGCAAACGCTTATGGGCACGGTCTGTTAGAGACGGTGCATAGCTTGCAGGATGCCGATTATTACGGCGTTTCCCGTCTCAGCGAAGCACTGATGCTGCGCAAGGCCGATGTCGTTAAACCTGTTCTTCTCCTCGAAGGTTTTTTCTCCGCCAGTGAATTACCGTTGCTGACTGAACATCAGCTGGATACCGCCGTTCACAGCATCGAGCAGCTCGACGCGCTGGAAAGCGCTGACCTCGCGCGTCCGCTGAATGTCTGGCTGAAAATCGATACGGGTATGCACCGTTTGGGCGTTCATCCTGCACAGGCCGACGCGTTTTATCAGCGCCTGAGTGCCTGCAAAAATGTCGTTCAGCCGGTCAATATCATGAGTCATTTCTGCCGTGCCGATGAACCGGAAAGCGATGCCACAACGAATCAACTGAACAGCTTTAACGCGTTTGCTGAAGGCAAGCCGGGGCAGAAATCGATCGCGGCTTCCGGCGGGATTTTGCTGTGGCCGGAATCGCATATGAATCTGGTTCGTCCCGGCATTATTTTGTACGGCGTCTCGCCGATGGAAACCGGAACGGCCAGCGATTTCGGGCTGAAACCGGTCATGACGCTGACGTCCAGTCTGATCGCCGTGCGTGAGCATGCTGCCGGTGAACCGGTCGGTTATGGCAGTACGTGGGTCAGCGATCGCGACACTCGTCTGGGCGTCGTGGCGATGGGCTATGGCGACGGGTATCCGCGCAGTGCGCCGAACGGTACGCCGGTGCTGGTCAATGGCCGGGAAGTGCCGGTTGCCGGGCGCGTGTCGATGGACATGATCACCGTGGATTTAGGGCCGGAATCGACAGATAGCGTTGGCGATGAAGTGATTTTCTGGGGCGAAAAATTACCGGTTGAGCGCATTGCGCAGGCAACCGGTATCAGTGCTTATGAGCTGATTACCCAGCTCAGCGAGCGCGTTGCCCGCATTTATACTGGCGACTAA
- a CDS encoding 3-oxoacyl-ACP reductase family protein: protein MTTQHSLQGKAAFVQGGSRGIGAAIVQRLAREGASVAFTYVSSDDKAQALVKSIEAGGGKALAIKADSADESSVRTAIDNAAKAFGKIDILVNNAGVLAFGEIDALTIDDFDRSIAINVRSVFVASQQAARHMPDGGRIITIGSVNADRMPFQGGAVYAMSKSAIVGLTKGLARDLGPRGITVNNVQPGPVDTDMNPADGEMAEGMRSYMALNRYGKDSEIASFVAYLSGPEAGYITGANLTIDGGFGA, encoded by the coding sequence ATGACGACGCAACATTCACTGCAGGGTAAAGCCGCTTTTGTTCAGGGCGGTTCACGCGGCATCGGTGCCGCTATCGTTCAGCGTCTGGCCCGCGAAGGCGCCAGCGTGGCATTCACCTACGTCTCTTCTGATGACAAAGCGCAGGCACTGGTAAAAAGTATTGAAGCCGGTGGCGGCAAAGCGCTGGCGATTAAAGCCGACAGCGCCGATGAAAGCAGCGTTCGCACCGCTATCGACAACGCGGCAAAGGCGTTCGGTAAAATCGATATTCTGGTGAATAACGCCGGAGTGCTGGCCTTCGGCGAAATCGATGCGCTGACAATCGATGATTTCGACCGATCCATTGCCATCAACGTCCGCAGCGTGTTTGTCGCCAGCCAGCAGGCTGCGCGCCATATGCCTGACGGCGGTCGCATCATTACCATTGGCAGCGTCAACGCCGACCGAATGCCATTCCAGGGCGGTGCGGTGTACGCCATGAGTAAATCCGCGATCGTCGGTCTGACCAAAGGTCTGGCACGCGATTTAGGTCCGCGCGGTATTACCGTGAATAACGTGCAACCCGGTCCGGTTGATACCGATATGAACCCGGCTGACGGCGAAATGGCTGAGGGCATGCGTTCCTACATGGCGCTCAACCGCTACGGTAAAGACAGCGAAATTGCCAGCTTTGTCGCCTATCTCTCCGGTCCGGAAGCGGGTTACATCACCGGCGCGAACCTGACCATTGACGGAGGTTTCGGCGCTTAA
- a CDS encoding pyridoxamine 5'-phosphate oxidase family protein, producing MNNPFHADEILAQDMAGFDVEAHGIREAMPEQHRLFFTALPYLFISTLDENGWPVATLLTGPAGFIRTPDDTHLRINAPRRTDDPALVALQPGKQIGGLGIDFSNRRRNRVNGRIGRIDKNRIEIVVDQSFGNCPQYIQIRKLTDVPVSLPLPAREDMTEPDADARALIARSDTFFIASHAHGGADVSHRGGQPGFAHLVGNRLWVPDYRGNRFMNTLGNLLAEPRAALLFMDFDNGDILHLQGHTQIHWQPEVFPGPEGAERYWSLDITRVWRFRAALPWRAASADFSPAALKTGHWSGGQLPIS from the coding sequence ATGAATAACCCTTTCCATGCAGACGAAATCCTGGCTCAGGACATGGCAGGGTTTGACGTCGAAGCACACGGCATCCGTGAAGCGATGCCGGAACAGCACCGGCTGTTTTTCACCGCACTGCCCTATTTGTTTATCTCAACGCTGGATGAAAACGGCTGGCCGGTGGCGACATTGCTGACCGGACCAGCCGGTTTTATCCGCACACCGGATGACACGCATTTACGGATTAACGCGCCAAGACGGACTGACGATCCGGCGCTGGTGGCCTTACAGCCCGGAAAACAGATCGGTGGACTGGGGATCGATTTTTCCAACCGGCGGCGTAATCGCGTGAATGGCAGGATCGGGCGCATCGATAAAAATCGGATCGAGATCGTGGTCGATCAAAGTTTTGGTAATTGTCCGCAGTATATCCAGATCCGCAAACTGACGGATGTACCGGTCAGTTTACCCTTGCCCGCAAGAGAGGACATGACGGAGCCGGATGCGGATGCGCGTGCGCTGATTGCGCGTTCGGACACTTTTTTCATCGCCAGTCACGCGCACGGCGGCGCGGATGTGTCACATCGCGGTGGTCAGCCGGGATTCGCACATCTGGTGGGAAACCGTTTGTGGGTGCCGGATTATCGCGGCAACCGCTTTATGAATACGCTGGGAAATTTACTGGCAGAGCCGCGTGCAGCGTTGCTGTTTATGGATTTCGATAACGGCGATATTTTGCATCTGCAGGGACATACGCAGATCCACTGGCAGCCGGAGGTATTTCCCGGCCCGGAAGGCGCGGAACGCTACTGGAGTCTGGACATCACCCGCGTGTGGCGCTTTCGTGCCGCGTTACCGTGGCGTGCAGCATCAGCCGATTTCTCCCCCGCGGCCCTGAAAACCGGCCACTGGTCGGGCGGTCAGTTGCCTATTTCCTGA
- the dusA gene encoding tRNA dihydrouridine(20/20a) synthase DusA, translating into MPQTTPFSAQRFSVAPMLDWTDRHCRHFHRLMTGQTLLYTEMVTTGAIIHGKGDYLGFGDAEHPVSLQLGGSNPADLAHCAKLAEERGYDEINLNVGCPSDRVQNGMFGACLMGQASLVADCIKAMRDVVSIPVTVKTRIGIDDQDSYEFLCDFIRQVSENGGCDTFIIHARKAWLSGLSPKENREIPPLDYPRVYQLKRDFPQLTMAINGGIKTLEEAKTHLQFMDGVMVGREAYQNPGMLLNVDRELFGSDVPLKTGPDIIRALYPYIEAELSKGTYLGHITRHILGLFQGVPGARQFRRHLSENAHKAGAGIDVVEQALQMVAQQQEMAAQA; encoded by the coding sequence ATGCCCCAGACCACTCCGTTTTCCGCTCAGCGTTTTTCCGTTGCGCCGATGCTCGACTGGACCGATCGCCACTGTCGCCATTTTCACCGGCTGATGACCGGCCAGACGTTGCTGTACACCGAAATGGTGACTACCGGTGCCATTATTCATGGCAAAGGGGATTATCTCGGGTTTGGCGACGCTGAACATCCGGTGTCATTGCAGCTTGGCGGCAGCAATCCTGCCGATCTGGCACATTGCGCTAAACTGGCAGAAGAACGCGGTTATGACGAAATTAACCTCAACGTCGGTTGCCCGTCGGATCGCGTGCAGAACGGCATGTTTGGTGCCTGTCTGATGGGGCAGGCGTCGCTGGTAGCGGACTGCATCAAAGCCATGCGCGATGTGGTTTCAATTCCGGTGACGGTCAAAACCCGTATCGGTATTGACGATCAGGACAGCTACGAATTCCTGTGTGATTTCATCCGTCAGGTGTCTGAAAACGGCGGCTGCGATACCTTTATTATCCATGCGCGCAAAGCCTGGCTTTCCGGTCTCAGCCCGAAAGAAAACCGTGAAATCCCGCCGCTCGATTACCCGCGTGTGTATCAGCTTAAGCGTGATTTCCCGCAGCTGACGATGGCGATTAACGGCGGCATTAAAACGCTCGAAGAAGCCAAAACGCATCTGCAATTTATGGATGGCGTGATGGTCGGTCGCGAGGCTTACCAGAATCCGGGCATGTTGCTGAACGTCGATCGCGAGCTGTTTGGCTCCGACGTGCCGCTGAAAACCGGGCCGGATATTATCCGCGCGCTGTATCCGTATATCGAAGCGGAACTGAGTAAAGGCACCTATCTGGGCCACATTACCCGCCATATTCTTGGTCTGTTCCAGGGCGTGCCGGGCGCACGTCAGTTCCGTCGTCACCTGAGTGAGAACGCTCATAAAGCCGGCGCGGGCATTGATGTGGTTGAACAGGCATTGCAGATGGTCGCTCAGCAACAGGAAATGGCGGCACAGGCCTGA
- a CDS encoding YitT family protein, with the protein MASVDDIKQPVEQPRIGHTLVEDALAIIIGTLMVSFGVVMLRQVGALTGGTAGMAFLAHYVTQISFGTAFFIINLPFYYLSFRRMGLQFTLKTFAAVALVSVFSDLHPLFVHFDHLQPFYATLFANVIMGIGFIVLFRHKASLGGVNILALFLQDKYGIRAGKLQMGVDCCIVLASLFVVSYEMLIASVLGAVIVNLIIAMNHRPGRYSV; encoded by the coding sequence ATGGCAAGTGTTGACGACATCAAACAGCCGGTTGAGCAGCCGCGCATCGGGCATACGCTGGTGGAAGATGCGCTGGCGATCATTATCGGTACGCTGATGGTTTCTTTTGGCGTGGTGATGTTACGTCAGGTTGGCGCACTGACCGGTGGCACGGCGGGAATGGCATTTCTGGCGCATTACGTGACACAAATTTCGTTCGGCACCGCATTCTTTATCATCAACTTACCTTTCTATTACCTGTCTTTCCGCCGCATGGGCTTGCAGTTCACGCTGAAAACCTTTGCTGCCGTTGCGCTGGTTTCCGTCTTCTCGGACCTTCATCCGCTGTTTGTGCATTTCGATCATCTTCAGCCGTTCTACGCCACGTTATTTGCCAATGTAATCATGGGTATCGGCTTCATTGTGCTGTTTCGCCATAAAGCCAGCCTCGGCGGCGTGAACATTCTGGCGCTGTTTCTGCAGGACAAATACGGGATCCGCGCCGGTAAATTGCAAATGGGCGTGGACTGCTGCATCGTGCTGGCGTCGCTGTTTGTCGTCAGTTACGAAATGCTGATTGCCTCGGTGCTGGGCGCAGTGATCGTGAATCTGATTATCGCGATGAATCATCGTCCGGGGCGTTACAGCGTCTGA
- a CDS encoding Lrp/AsnC family transcriptional regulator, producing the protein MYSVDDYDLKILTLLQANGRLTNQELSELVGLSASQCSRRRIGLEQAQLILGYHARLAPEALGLGMIGLIEVRLINHLPAQVDAFHSMLGEVAAIIDAYKTTGDADYLLKVAVKDLAGLSTLISQILSVHKSVAHVKTSVVLNRLKENGLLTLG; encoded by the coding sequence ATGTACAGCGTTGATGATTATGACCTGAAAATTCTGACCCTATTACAAGCTAACGGAAGACTGACCAACCAGGAATTAAGCGAACTGGTCGGGCTGTCAGCTTCACAATGTTCACGCCGCCGGATTGGTCTGGAACAGGCTCAGTTAATCCTCGGTTATCACGCGCGTCTGGCACCGGAGGCACTCGGCTTAGGCATGATTGGTCTGATTGAGGTCAGACTTATCAACCATTTGCCCGCACAGGTCGATGCTTTCCACAGCATGCTGGGAGAAGTGGCTGCGATTATTGATGCCTATAAAACGACCGGGGATGCGGATTATTTGCTCAAGGTCGCGGTGAAAGATTTAGCCGGTTTAAGCACGTTGATCAGCCAAATCCTGTCAGTACATAAAAGTGTGGCGCATGTAAAAACATCGGTAGTCCTTAACCGGTTAAAAGAAAACGGCTTATTAACGCTGGGATAA